The following are encoded together in the Cicer arietinum cultivar CDC Frontier isolate Library 1 chromosome 2, Cicar.CDCFrontier_v2.0, whole genome shotgun sequence genome:
- the LOC101491410 gene encoding uncharacterized protein isoform X1, translated as MMYLFFTIFKFCSTYCSLSKHHLQSHFPVHSSSLCISNLIIDQITFWNGIFHYIASGGCLVERDWLMNIDGKRPLDLGRRDQGTLVMYGSTGLMMDLAILSFFKYDASTVLKLLQEIANHAHWKINWNELVNKSSTGISSAKEYRILWRHLAYGYPLIDDYFENQYSSPMDDDSDLECERETLPAIPQQTALQASACVEAMIASVSMSQSTPTSLTIEAPLTINVPTHASFSTTYSQPYYIQEKNINFPVIVERQPRSNIINVPSTTKDLQENELVNHNTPIQKKRKIWSEEEDMQLQAAVQKWGEGNWAQIAGRDDFPVDRNAAQLSKRWRILRNKAGNTN; from the exons ATGATGTATCTATTTTTTACAATCTTTAAATTCTGTAGTACATATTGTAGTTTAAGTAAGCATCATTTGCAATCTCATTTTCCAGTCCACTCTTCTAGTTTGTGCATAAGCAATCTAATTATTGATCAAATAACATTTTGGAATGGTATTTTTCATTATATTGCATCAGGTGGTTGTTTGGTCGAAAGAGATTGGTTAATGAATATCGATGGAAAGAGGCCGTTGGACCTTGGAAGGAGAGACCAGGGCACTTTGGTGATGTATGGAAGTACTGGACTCATGATGGACTTGGCTATTTTGAGTTTCTTCAA ATACGACGCAAGCACCGTGTTGAAGTTGTTGCAAGAAATAGCGAATCATGCACATTGGAAAATTAATTGGAACGAGTTGGTAAATAAATCTTCAACTGGTATTTCGAGTGCCAAAGAGTATCGAATATTATGGCGTCATTTGGCCTATGGTTATCCCTTGATTGATGATTATTTTGAGAATCAATATTCTTCACCTATG GATGATGATAGTGACTTGGAATGTGAACGGGAAACTTTACCAGCCATACCCCAGCAAACTGCATTGCAAGCTTCAGCATGTGTGGAG GCAATGATTGCATCTGTATCAATGAGCCAATCTACACCAACTAGCTTAACAATTGAAGCTCCTTTAACTATAAATGTTCCAACACATGCTTCATTTAGTACAACTTATTCACAACCTTATTATATACAAgagaaaaacattaattttccAGTTATTGTTGAGAGACAACCAAGGTCAAACATCATCAATGTACCTTCAACAACAAAAGATTTACAAGAAAATGAATTAGTTAATCACAACACAccaattcaaaagaaaagaaaaatatggtCAGAGGAAGAGGATATGCAACTACAAGCTGCTGTTCAGAAATGGGGTGAAGGGAATTGGGCCCAGATAGCTGGAAGAGATGATTTTCCTGTTGATAGAAATGCTGCACAATTGTCtaag AGATGGAGAATCTTAAGAAATAAAGCTGGAAACACTAATTGA
- the LOC101491410 gene encoding uncharacterized protein isoform X4: MNIDGKRPLDLGRRDQGTLVMYGSTGLMMDLAILSFFKYDASTVLKLLQEIANHAHWKINWNELVNKSSTGISSAKEYRILWRHLAYGYPLIDDYFENQYSSPMDDDSDLECERETLPAIPQQTALQASACVEAMIASVSMSQSTPTSLTIEAPLTINVPTHASFSTTYSQPYYIQEKNINFPVIVERQPRSNIINVPSTTKDLQENELVNHNTPIQKKRKIWSEEEDMQLQAAVQKWGEGNWAQIAGRDDFPVDRNAAQLSKRWRILRNKAGNTN, from the exons ATGAATATCGATGGAAAGAGGCCGTTGGACCTTGGAAGGAGAGACCAGGGCACTTTGGTGATGTATGGAAGTACTGGACTCATGATGGACTTGGCTATTTTGAGTTTCTTCAA ATACGACGCAAGCACCGTGTTGAAGTTGTTGCAAGAAATAGCGAATCATGCACATTGGAAAATTAATTGGAACGAGTTGGTAAATAAATCTTCAACTGGTATTTCGAGTGCCAAAGAGTATCGAATATTATGGCGTCATTTGGCCTATGGTTATCCCTTGATTGATGATTATTTTGAGAATCAATATTCTTCACCTATG GATGATGATAGTGACTTGGAATGTGAACGGGAAACTTTACCAGCCATACCCCAGCAAACTGCATTGCAAGCTTCAGCATGTGTGGAG GCAATGATTGCATCTGTATCAATGAGCCAATCTACACCAACTAGCTTAACAATTGAAGCTCCTTTAACTATAAATGTTCCAACACATGCTTCATTTAGTACAACTTATTCACAACCTTATTATATACAAgagaaaaacattaattttccAGTTATTGTTGAGAGACAACCAAGGTCAAACATCATCAATGTACCTTCAACAACAAAAGATTTACAAGAAAATGAATTAGTTAATCACAACACAccaattcaaaagaaaagaaaaatatggtCAGAGGAAGAGGATATGCAACTACAAGCTGCTGTTCAGAAATGGGGTGAAGGGAATTGGGCCCAGATAGCTGGAAGAGATGATTTTCCTGTTGATAGAAATGCTGCACAATTGTCtaag AGATGGAGAATCTTAAGAAATAAAGCTGGAAACACTAATTGA
- the LOC101504977 gene encoding protein NETWORKED 2A-like, whose translation MLQRAASNAYSWWWASHIRTKQSKWLDQCLQDMEEKVTDTLRVLQNDGDSFSQRAEMYYRKRPELVEFVEEAFRAYRALAERYDHLSRELQSANRTIASVFPDQVPCQMDEDDDDESDTGTNYSPSPDPNNNNNQIQKPVIPKVPKTPKKEFRSPSMLLSRKGLIKRTSNSSSSSSHFAMTPRSGLTKAAALGEIDKLQKDILALQTEKEFVRSVYERAYEKYWEIEDQITEMQKKVCSLQDEFGVGTVIEDDDARALMAATALNSCKETLSKLQNIQAQSSIEAKVEYERVRKAHEMFENLRDGFISKFMSEHEHDEEFEKCNSIREEQKNIDEEIANLEKQENDAVILRQKIKEKLEEDSGNSFTVTEMAECIDELVNKVVTLETAVSSQTGMVNRLRSETDELQTNIKKLEEDKEMLIAGSKVTNKKLKEFEEELLRVKILNKSVRKQDNSLRTHFTEASCNLEHLSGKLNNMKHDVEDVNLVLYKKKKSSVENNDGVSDKGVVKTTIEEENVNDDNKSMMSQNTNFMIEGQDKDDLFDSNADVESQDLETSGEGDQPNWRQMFVSGLDDREKILLEEYTSVLRNYKDVRVKLNDVEKKNRDSIFELALELREMKNAIVTKDKEIQILHEKLNCPDSNPDESPYTTRTEYKYTPHEALLRKSGQGSIIPDIENIDTISSNRTPFADQHENTGKFALKMTLEKLMADQDKRQDLSDLEKKFRSDIDDLLEENLEFWLRFSTSVHQIQKFQNSIQDLKAELKTIKENNKKSEGHSHSKHHQHQPMQSQLRPIFRHLREIRTELSLWLEHNAVLQDELQGRYSSLSNIQDEIARAGSSVSGVQKADIISAYQVAKFQGEILNMKQENSKVASELQAGLSLVKGMKNDVEKTLDELDQAIGISSVHSDTKRNTSKGARIPLRSFLFGVKLKRQKHHQSLFACVNPALSKQNSVNDQAPAPI comes from the exons atgttgcaAAGGGCAGCAAGTAATGCATATTCATGGTGGTGGGCTAGCCACATTAGAACAAAACAATCAAAATGGTTGGATCAATGCCTCCAAG ATATGGAGGAGAAGGTGACTGATACACTGAGAGTCTTGCAAAATGATGGAGACTCATTTTCTCAAAGGGCAGAAATGTATTACAGGAAAAGGCCAGAGCTTGTTGAATTTGTAGAAGAAGCCTTTAGAGCTTATAGAGCCTTAGCAGAACGATATGATCATTTATCAAGAGAACTTCAAAGTGCTAACAGAACTATTGCAAGTGTTTTTCCTGACCAAGTTCCGTGCCAAATGGATGAAGACGACGACGACGAAAGTGACACAGGAACAAACTACTCACCATCTCCTGACcctaacaacaacaataaccaAATTCAGAAACCAGTCATTCCAAAAGTTCCAAAGACTCCAAAGAAAGAATTTAGAAGTCCATCGATGTTGCTATCCCGAAAAGGTCTAATCAAGAGAACTTCTAACTCTAGTAGTTCATCAAGTCATTTTGCAATGACTCCTAGATCAGGTCTGACGAAAGCTGCAGCGTTAGGCGAAATCGACAAGCTTCAGAAGGATATTTTAGCATTGCAGACTGAGAAAGAGTTTGTTAGAAGTGTGTACGAACGCGCGTATGAAAAGTACTGGGAAATCGAAGATCAGATAACAGAAATGCAGAAAAAAGTTTGCAGCCTGCAAGATGAGTTCGGCGTTGGCACTGtcattgaagatgatgatgctAGAGCCTTAATGGCAGCAACAGCATTGAATTCATGCAAAGAGACACTTTCGAAGCTGCAAAATATTCAAGCACAATCTTCCATAGAAGCTAAAGTTGAGTATGAAAGGGTAAGAAAAGCTCATGAGATGTTTGAAAATCTTAGAGATGGATTCATATCTAAATTCATGAGTGAACATGAGCATGATGAAGAATTTGAAAAATGTAATAGCATAAGAGAAGAACAAAAGAACATTGATGAAGAGATAGCTAATTTGGAAAAACAAGAGAATGATGCTGTGATTTTAAGACAGAAGATTAAGGAGAAATTGGAGGAAGATAGTGGAAACTCTTTTACTGTGACCGAAATGGCCGAATGCATCGATGAGCTTGTGAATAAAGTTGTGACTTTGGAAACTGCGGTTTCGTCTCAAACCGGTATGGTGAACCGATTGAGATCAGAAACTGATGAACTTCAaacaaatataaagaaattGGAAGAGGACAAAGAAATGCTTATAGCAGGATCAAAAGTAACTAATAAGAAGCTTAAAGAATTTGAAGAGGAATTATTGAGAGTTAAAATTCTTAACAAAAGTGTTAGAAAACAAGATAATAGTCTTAGAACACATTTCACAGAAGCTAGTTGTAATCTTGAGCATTTATCTGGTAAGTTGAATAATATGAAGCATGATGTTGAGGATGTGAATTTGGTACTttacaagaagaagaaaagtagTGTTGAAAATAATGATGGTGTATCTGATAAGGGTGTTGTGAAAACAACAATTGAGGAGGAAAATGTGAATGATGATAACAAGTCTATGatgagtcaaaatacaaattttatgatTGAAGGACAAGATAAGGATGATTTGTTTGATAGTAATGCTGATGTTGAATCACAAGATTTGGAGACTAGTGGTGAGGGAGATCAACCTAATTGGAGACAGATGTTTGTGAGTGGACTTGATGATAGAGAGAAAATATTGTTGGAAGAGTATACATCAGTTTTGAGAAACTATAAAGATGTTAGGGTGAAGCTTAATGATGTGGAAAAGAAAAATAGGGACAGTATTTTTGAGTTGGCACTTGAG TTAAGAGAAATGAAGAATGCTATTGTGACAAAGGACAAAGAGATACAAATTTTACATGAGAAGCTAAACTGTCCAGACTCAAACCCTGATGAAAGTCCATACACAACAAGAACAGAATACAAATACACACCACATGAAGCACTTCTCAGAAAATCAGGTCAAGGATCCATCATTCCAGACATCGAAAACATAGATACAATAAGTTCAAACAGAACACCTTTCGCAGATCAACACGAAAACACGGGCAAGTTCGCCCTAAAGATGACCCTTGAGAAGCTAATGGCAGACCAGGACAAGCGGCAAGACCTATCCGACTTGGAAAAGAAATTCCGCTCAGACATCGATGATCTCCTCGAGGAAAATCTCGAGTTTTGGCTAAGATTCAGCACATCAgttcatcaaattcaaaagtTCCAAAACTCAATTCAGGACTTAAAAGCAGAACTAAAAACCATaaaggaaaacaacaaaaaatccGAAGGACATTCGCATTCTAAACATCATCAGCACCAACCGATGCAATCACAACTTAGGCCTATTTTCAGACACCTAAGAGAGATTAGAACTGAACTATCACTTTGGCTTGAACACAATGCAGTGTTGCAGGATGAACTACAAGGTAGATATTCATCCTTAAGCAACATACAAGATGAAATAGCAAGAGCTGGTAGTTCAGTATCAGGTGTTCAAAAAGCCGATATAATAAGCGCTTATCAAGTTGCTAAATTTCAAGGTGAGATTCTCAACATGAAACAAGAGAACAGTAAAGTTGCTAGTGAGTTACAAGCTGGTCTTAGCCTTGTCAAAGGAATGAAAAATGATGTTGAGAAAACACTTGATGAACTTGATCAAGCTATTGGGATTAGTAGTGTTCATAGTGACACAAAGAGGAACACTTCTAAAGGTGCTAGAATACCATTGAGATCTTTCTTGTTTGGTGTTAAGTTGAAGAGACAAAAACATCATCAATCATTGTTTGCTTGTGTTAATCCTGCTTTGTCTAAACAAAATAGTGTCAATGATCAAGCACCAGCTCCAATATAA
- the LOC101491410 gene encoding uncharacterized protein isoform X5, with protein MERKYSFYKTLKETMKRKQQSKNQNNKLSFTEEDSLFLLEKYDASTVLKLLQEIANHAHWKINWNELDDDSDLECERETLPAIPQQTALQASACVEAMIASVSMSQSTPTSLTIEAPLTINVPTHASFSTTYSQPYYIQEKNINFPVIVERQPRSNIINVPSTTKDLQENELVNHNTPIQKKRKIWSEEEDMQLQAAVQKWGEGNWAQIAGRDDFPVDRNAAQLSKRWRILRNKAGNTN; from the exons ATGGAGAGAAAATATTCTTTCTACAAGACTTTGAAAGAGACAATGAAAAGAAAACAACAGAGCAAGAACCAGAATAATAAACTTTCTTTCACCGAGGAAGactctctttttcttttagaaaa ATACGACGCAAGCACCGTGTTGAAGTTGTTGCAAGAAATAGCGAATCATGCACATTGGAAAATTAATTGGAACGAGTTG GATGATGATAGTGACTTGGAATGTGAACGGGAAACTTTACCAGCCATACCCCAGCAAACTGCATTGCAAGCTTCAGCATGTGTGGAG GCAATGATTGCATCTGTATCAATGAGCCAATCTACACCAACTAGCTTAACAATTGAAGCTCCTTTAACTATAAATGTTCCAACACATGCTTCATTTAGTACAACTTATTCACAACCTTATTATATACAAgagaaaaacattaattttccAGTTATTGTTGAGAGACAACCAAGGTCAAACATCATCAATGTACCTTCAACAACAAAAGATTTACAAGAAAATGAATTAGTTAATCACAACACAccaattcaaaagaaaagaaaaatatggtCAGAGGAAGAGGATATGCAACTACAAGCTGCTGTTCAGAAATGGGGTGAAGGGAATTGGGCCCAGATAGCTGGAAGAGATGATTTTCCTGTTGATAGAAATGCTGCACAATTGTCtaag AGATGGAGAATCTTAAGAAATAAAGCTGGAAACACTAATTGA
- the LOC101491410 gene encoding uncharacterized protein isoform X2, protein MMYLFFTIFKFCSTYCSLSKHHLQSHFPVHSSSLCISNLIIDQITFWNGIFHYIASGGCLVERDWLMNIDGKRPLDLGRRDQGTLVMYGSTGLMMDLAILSFFKYDASTVLKLLQEIANHAHWKINWNELDDDSDLECERETLPAIPQQTALQASACVEAMIASVSMSQSTPTSLTIEAPLTINVPTHASFSTTYSQPYYIQEKNINFPVIVERQPRSNIINVPSTTKDLQENELVNHNTPIQKKRKIWSEEEDMQLQAAVQKWGEGNWAQIAGRDDFPVDRNAAQLSKRWRILRNKAGNTN, encoded by the exons ATGATGTATCTATTTTTTACAATCTTTAAATTCTGTAGTACATATTGTAGTTTAAGTAAGCATCATTTGCAATCTCATTTTCCAGTCCACTCTTCTAGTTTGTGCATAAGCAATCTAATTATTGATCAAATAACATTTTGGAATGGTATTTTTCATTATATTGCATCAGGTGGTTGTTTGGTCGAAAGAGATTGGTTAATGAATATCGATGGAAAGAGGCCGTTGGACCTTGGAAGGAGAGACCAGGGCACTTTGGTGATGTATGGAAGTACTGGACTCATGATGGACTTGGCTATTTTGAGTTTCTTCAA ATACGACGCAAGCACCGTGTTGAAGTTGTTGCAAGAAATAGCGAATCATGCACATTGGAAAATTAATTGGAACGAGTTG GATGATGATAGTGACTTGGAATGTGAACGGGAAACTTTACCAGCCATACCCCAGCAAACTGCATTGCAAGCTTCAGCATGTGTGGAG GCAATGATTGCATCTGTATCAATGAGCCAATCTACACCAACTAGCTTAACAATTGAAGCTCCTTTAACTATAAATGTTCCAACACATGCTTCATTTAGTACAACTTATTCACAACCTTATTATATACAAgagaaaaacattaattttccAGTTATTGTTGAGAGACAACCAAGGTCAAACATCATCAATGTACCTTCAACAACAAAAGATTTACAAGAAAATGAATTAGTTAATCACAACACAccaattcaaaagaaaagaaaaatatggtCAGAGGAAGAGGATATGCAACTACAAGCTGCTGTTCAGAAATGGGGTGAAGGGAATTGGGCCCAGATAGCTGGAAGAGATGATTTTCCTGTTGATAGAAATGCTGCACAATTGTCtaag AGATGGAGAATCTTAAGAAATAAAGCTGGAAACACTAATTGA
- the LOC101491410 gene encoding uncharacterized protein isoform X3, which yields MERKYSFYKTLKETMKRKQQSKNQNNKLSFTEEDSLFLLEKYDASTVLKLLQEIANHAHWKINWNELVNKSSTGISSAKEYRILWRHLAYGYPLIDDYFENQYSSPMDDDSDLECERETLPAIPQQTALQASACVEAMIASVSMSQSTPTSLTIEAPLTINVPTHASFSTTYSQPYYIQEKNINFPVIVERQPRSNIINVPSTTKDLQENELVNHNTPIQKKRKIWSEEEDMQLQAAVQKWGEGNWAQIAGRDDFPVDRNAAQLSKRWRILRNKAGNTN from the exons ATGGAGAGAAAATATTCTTTCTACAAGACTTTGAAAGAGACAATGAAAAGAAAACAACAGAGCAAGAACCAGAATAATAAACTTTCTTTCACCGAGGAAGactctctttttcttttagaaaa ATACGACGCAAGCACCGTGTTGAAGTTGTTGCAAGAAATAGCGAATCATGCACATTGGAAAATTAATTGGAACGAGTTGGTAAATAAATCTTCAACTGGTATTTCGAGTGCCAAAGAGTATCGAATATTATGGCGTCATTTGGCCTATGGTTATCCCTTGATTGATGATTATTTTGAGAATCAATATTCTTCACCTATG GATGATGATAGTGACTTGGAATGTGAACGGGAAACTTTACCAGCCATACCCCAGCAAACTGCATTGCAAGCTTCAGCATGTGTGGAG GCAATGATTGCATCTGTATCAATGAGCCAATCTACACCAACTAGCTTAACAATTGAAGCTCCTTTAACTATAAATGTTCCAACACATGCTTCATTTAGTACAACTTATTCACAACCTTATTATATACAAgagaaaaacattaattttccAGTTATTGTTGAGAGACAACCAAGGTCAAACATCATCAATGTACCTTCAACAACAAAAGATTTACAAGAAAATGAATTAGTTAATCACAACACAccaattcaaaagaaaagaaaaatatggtCAGAGGAAGAGGATATGCAACTACAAGCTGCTGTTCAGAAATGGGGTGAAGGGAATTGGGCCCAGATAGCTGGAAGAGATGATTTTCCTGTTGATAGAAATGCTGCACAATTGTCtaag AGATGGAGAATCTTAAGAAATAAAGCTGGAAACACTAATTGA